In one window of Eggerthella guodeyinii DNA:
- a CDS encoding FAD-dependent oxidoreductase — MESKMSRRAFFGWGATAALAAGTAMAGCAPQQSQGGGSQAQAQAASSGAAASADGTPAFLVKPEVPASVDDEKSCDVLILGLGLAGTAAAKAATDQGAKVIAIEKQPEDSYSVVSMAGDWGIVDSQVQKDLGIVWAPKDDIVNEIEKECGWRADASFWSYWYDHSGEDFDWFIEGADYEVLDSSAQNLEDGSHKQNYIRPKAFPPLEGYDYKKEYYPYFHGSITTNPNMGWACEAARNAALDAGMEVLYGSTAEQLIVEDGKVTGAYAKTADGSYAKVNAKSVVIACGDYGANPDMRQYYAPETVIFEGGVNTGDGQRMGIWAGGRMERGPHAPTTHHMGGVLGVDSFLQLNTRGKRFMNEDIPGQNITDVLVRQPVALDADGREQGIKSWQIFDSAWPEQIGSMNDGHGYINHYVAPEDVDAYATVLSGFKLGYVTDQMVEEQATCKADTIEELAEKMKLDPAVVKAEIDRYNELCHQGHDDDFGKMASRMFPVENPPYYACSFGVGGMLYIFGGLECDLAMHVLDDEDNPIEGLYVAGNSMGRRFLVEKPVVVAGLSLATAMSFGRLAGTNAAQGI; from the coding sequence GTGGAAAGCAAGATGAGTCGCCGAGCGTTTTTTGGATGGGGAGCAACTGCGGCGCTGGCAGCGGGGACGGCCATGGCCGGCTGCGCGCCTCAGCAGAGTCAAGGAGGGGGTTCGCAGGCGCAAGCGCAGGCCGCTTCGTCGGGGGCGGCCGCGTCGGCGGACGGGACGCCCGCCTTTCTCGTGAAGCCCGAGGTTCCCGCCAGCGTCGACGATGAGAAAAGCTGTGACGTTCTGATCCTGGGCCTGGGTCTTGCGGGCACGGCGGCTGCCAAGGCCGCAACCGACCAGGGGGCGAAGGTCATCGCAATCGAGAAGCAGCCCGAAGATTCGTACAGCGTCGTGTCGATGGCGGGCGACTGGGGAATCGTCGACTCGCAGGTTCAAAAGGATCTCGGCATCGTCTGGGCGCCGAAGGACGATATCGTCAACGAGATTGAAAAGGAATGCGGATGGCGCGCCGACGCATCCTTCTGGAGCTACTGGTACGATCACTCCGGGGAGGACTTCGATTGGTTTATCGAGGGCGCCGACTACGAGGTGCTCGACTCGAGCGCCCAGAACCTCGAGGACGGGTCTCACAAGCAGAACTACATTCGCCCGAAGGCGTTCCCGCCGCTTGAAGGATACGACTACAAGAAGGAGTACTATCCGTATTTCCACGGCTCCATCACGACGAATCCGAACATGGGATGGGCGTGCGAGGCAGCCCGCAACGCGGCGCTCGATGCGGGTATGGAGGTGTTGTACGGATCTACGGCCGAGCAGCTGATCGTGGAAGACGGCAAGGTAACCGGGGCGTACGCGAAGACCGCAGACGGCTCCTATGCGAAGGTGAATGCGAAATCGGTGGTCATCGCGTGCGGCGATTACGGCGCCAATCCGGACATGCGCCAGTACTACGCTCCCGAAACCGTGATCTTCGAAGGCGGCGTGAACACCGGCGATGGACAGCGTATGGGCATCTGGGCCGGCGGCCGCATGGAGCGCGGGCCGCACGCACCCACCACGCACCACATGGGCGGCGTGCTGGGCGTGGATAGCTTCTTGCAGCTGAACACGCGCGGCAAGCGCTTCATGAACGAAGACATTCCCGGTCAGAACATCACCGACGTGCTGGTGCGGCAGCCCGTGGCCCTCGATGCGGACGGGAGGGAGCAAGGCATCAAATCGTGGCAGATATTCGACAGCGCATGGCCCGAGCAGATAGGTTCCATGAACGACGGCCACGGATACATCAACCATTACGTCGCTCCCGAGGATGTGGATGCGTATGCAACCGTCCTGTCCGGCTTCAAGTTGGGGTACGTCACCGACCAGATGGTGGAGGAGCAGGCCACCTGCAAAGCCGACACCATCGAAGAGCTGGCGGAAAAGATGAAGCTGGATCCGGCCGTCGTCAAAGCCGAGATCGATCGGTACAACGAGCTGTGCCATCAGGGTCATGACGACGACTTCGGAAAGATGGCGTCGCGCATGTTCCCGGTGGAGAATCCGCCTTACTACGCGTGCTCTTTCGGGGTGGGCGGCATGCTCTACATCTTCGGCGGCTTGGAGTGCGATCTTGCGATGCACGTGCTCGATGACGAAGACAACCCGATCGAGGGGCTGTACGTGGCGGGCAACAGCATGGGACGCCGCTTCCTGGTGGAAAAGCCCGTGGTCGTCGCCGGATTGAGCCTGGCGACGGCGATGTCGTTCGGGCGTCTTGCCGGCACCAACGCAGCTCAGGGTATATAG
- a CDS encoding cytochrome c3 family protein: protein MKPKKWPIVVGTVALVFVVAGMGFWVWHEQPSFCAAICHTPMDPYVETYDQPLGEAGVDKWGNEVADTSSMLAVAHKASGKTCLDCHVPTLGEQMAEGASWVTGGYGVPLQEATLADLGAARGVASDEFCLNESCHNLTRDDLANATAGMARNPHLAYHGDISCDSCHKAHRASVNYCTQCHADAETPAGWLTAKESTNLPTG from the coding sequence ATGAAGCCGAAGAAGTGGCCCATCGTCGTCGGTACGGTTGCGCTTGTGTTCGTGGTGGCGGGCATGGGGTTCTGGGTGTGGCACGAGCAGCCCAGCTTTTGCGCGGCCATCTGCCACACGCCGATGGATCCTTACGTGGAAACGTACGATCAGCCGTTGGGCGAGGCGGGCGTGGACAAGTGGGGCAACGAGGTGGCCGACACGTCCAGCATGCTGGCGGTGGCGCACAAGGCCTCGGGCAAGACGTGCCTCGACTGCCATGTTCCCACGCTGGGCGAGCAGATGGCCGAGGGCGCGTCCTGGGTGACGGGCGGTTACGGCGTGCCGTTGCAGGAGGCCACGCTCGCGGACTTGGGAGCGGCGCGCGGCGTTGCGTCGGATGAGTTCTGCCTGAACGAGTCGTGCCACAACCTCACGCGCGACGACCTGGCGAACGCGACCGCTGGCATGGCCCGCAACCCGCACCTGGCCTACCATGGCGACATCTCGTGCGACTCGTGCCACAAGGCCCACCGCGCGTCGGTGAACTACTGCACCCAATGCCACGCCGATGCCGAAACGCCCGCCGGTTGGCTGACCGCGAAGGAAAGCACCAACCTGCCGACAGGGTAG
- a CDS encoding Crp/Fnr family transcriptional regulator encodes MTTTQDYDAILIPTLPFKQLRFGEYLDQARKRKLFKGEYIDLTCIDKDDRYFYYVEKGQLKCCYENEDGAQIVLYYRNAGNAFQAEYHRFASIGQNRMKFVATKDTVVFAFTMQQLFDIVRDDFELFDELMYVVHMSFAQIGHRIGNTGIQSSSKRILTWLTKLCEVREPDAEGVYRIECNLTLQALSDILLVHITTCSKLVTALETQGVIERTKTHLLVKDYEKLLAYKNEENPVLY; translated from the coding sequence GTGACCACGACGCAGGACTACGACGCCATTCTCATCCCCACGCTTCCGTTCAAGCAGCTGCGCTTCGGCGAGTATCTCGATCAGGCGCGCAAGCGAAAGCTGTTCAAGGGCGAGTACATCGACCTCACGTGCATCGACAAGGACGACCGCTACTTCTATTACGTCGAAAAAGGGCAGCTGAAGTGCTGCTACGAGAACGAGGACGGGGCGCAAATCGTCCTGTACTACCGCAATGCGGGCAACGCGTTCCAGGCGGAGTACCACCGGTTCGCCTCGATCGGGCAGAACCGCATGAAGTTCGTCGCCACGAAGGACACGGTGGTGTTCGCGTTTACCATGCAGCAGCTGTTCGACATCGTGCGCGACGATTTCGAGCTGTTCGACGAGCTCATGTACGTGGTGCATATGAGCTTCGCGCAGATCGGCCACCGCATCGGGAACACCGGCATCCAGTCGTCCAGCAAGCGCATCCTCACGTGGCTGACGAAGCTGTGCGAAGTGCGCGAGCCCGATGCCGAGGGCGTGTACCGCATCGAGTGCAACCTCACGCTGCAAGCGCTCTCGGACATCCTGCTGGTGCACATCACCACGTGCAGCAAGCTCGTGACCGCTCTCGAAACGCAGGGCGTGATCGAGCGCACGAAGACGCACCTGCTGGTGAAGGATTACGAGAAGCTGCTCGCGTACAAGAACGAGGAGAACCCCGTGCTGTATTAG
- a CDS encoding molybdopterin-containing oxidoreductase family protein: protein MSKLANESTNGAANAACATAANAACAMAAPGLSRRGFLKGAAAMAIGITAIEGGYEFVYPDDAFADEAAPEVTKHTYCDMCNHSPKCGITATVKEDKIVRVVSRANYPNDPLCAKGLSALQELYDPHRLLHPMKRTKPKGQGDAGWEQITWDEAYDTIVAALNKVKDEMGPEGVFFYCGDPKEPRGAVNRLANLFGTPTYGNESSTCAYAALIGTGLVFGAQTMGANPNDNSKSCLIWSLNPAWSLPNRFGKLMNAKEKGCKFIVVDPRVTPTVTGLADIHLQLRPGTDGALALGIAHVMLRDGYFDEEFCQNWTHGFDEFKEYVQEFTPEKVAEITWVPAEKIEAAAKLWGEETPGSFITSASPQVHHTNAGNNMRAIASLVALAGNVDVAGGLEISPGLPFDLFASTAGFNREDIYDADLASKRYDLQDFPVWTKFVKQMQTNRFPEYVDEGKIKAMVMFGGNAMMWPQSHLYQEAIGKLDFACAADYYIRPWTHDYVDIILPAAMCFERMAPFAVFGRKIYLREPVITPRGEAREDWQVAMELGSRLGYAEECFDGSVEEALAEVLRTSGLEVTMQDLRDNPDGYAVPGGAPYEPKKYETGKIRKDGQPGFNTPSGKIELVSEVMKECGLEGLPLYNEPVSSPISTPDRAKDYPLILNTGSRVPMYSHSKLRDCPWLNQFMPDPIVRLHPKTAAERGLEDGEQVRVFNHLGEIEVKLEVTNLVLPGVVDIFHGWEKANVNKLTEREFDHVTGYPPFKSGLCQVERA from the coding sequence ATGAGTAAGCTGGCGAACGAGAGCACGAACGGAGCCGCGAACGCTGCCTGCGCGACGGCCGCGAACGCTGCCTGTGCGATGGCCGCGCCTGGCCTGTCGCGCCGCGGGTTCCTCAAGGGCGCCGCGGCCATGGCCATCGGCATCACCGCCATCGAAGGCGGCTACGAGTTCGTCTACCCCGACGACGCGTTCGCCGACGAGGCCGCGCCCGAGGTGACGAAGCACACGTACTGCGACATGTGCAACCACTCGCCCAAGTGCGGCATCACCGCCACGGTGAAGGAGGACAAGATCGTGCGCGTGGTGTCGCGCGCGAACTACCCCAACGACCCGCTGTGCGCGAAGGGCCTGTCCGCGCTGCAGGAGCTGTACGACCCGCATCGGCTGCTGCATCCCATGAAGCGCACGAAGCCGAAGGGCCAGGGCGACGCCGGCTGGGAGCAGATCACCTGGGACGAGGCGTACGACACCATCGTCGCCGCGCTCAACAAGGTGAAGGACGAGATGGGCCCCGAAGGCGTGTTCTTCTACTGCGGCGACCCGAAGGAGCCGCGCGGCGCGGTGAACCGCCTGGCCAACCTGTTCGGCACGCCCACGTACGGCAACGAGAGCTCCACCTGCGCCTACGCGGCCCTCATCGGCACCGGTCTCGTGTTCGGCGCGCAGACGATGGGCGCGAATCCCAACGACAACTCCAAGTCGTGCCTCATCTGGTCGCTCAACCCGGCGTGGTCGCTGCCGAACCGCTTCGGCAAGCTGATGAACGCGAAGGAGAAGGGCTGCAAGTTCATCGTGGTGGACCCGCGCGTCACGCCGACGGTGACGGGCCTGGCCGACATCCATTTGCAGCTGCGCCCCGGCACGGACGGCGCGCTGGCGCTGGGCATCGCCCACGTCATGTTGCGCGACGGGTACTTCGACGAGGAGTTCTGCCAGAACTGGACGCACGGCTTCGACGAGTTCAAGGAGTACGTGCAGGAGTTCACGCCCGAGAAGGTGGCCGAGATCACGTGGGTGCCAGCCGAGAAGATCGAGGCGGCCGCGAAGCTGTGGGGCGAGGAGACGCCCGGCTCGTTCATCACGAGCGCGAGCCCGCAGGTGCACCACACCAACGCCGGCAACAACATGCGCGCCATCGCGTCGCTCGTGGCGCTGGCGGGCAACGTGGACGTGGCCGGCGGCCTGGAGATCAGCCCGGGCCTGCCGTTCGACCTGTTCGCCAGCACGGCCGGGTTCAACCGCGAGGACATCTACGATGCCGACCTGGCCTCGAAGCGCTACGACTTGCAGGACTTCCCCGTGTGGACGAAGTTCGTGAAGCAGATGCAGACGAACCGCTTCCCCGAATACGTGGACGAAGGCAAGATCAAGGCCATGGTGATGTTCGGCGGCAACGCCATGATGTGGCCGCAAAGCCACCTCTACCAGGAGGCCATCGGCAAGCTCGACTTCGCCTGCGCGGCCGACTACTACATTCGTCCCTGGACGCACGACTACGTGGACATCATCCTGCCCGCCGCGATGTGCTTCGAGCGCATGGCCCCCTTCGCGGTGTTCGGTCGGAAGATCTACCTGCGCGAACCGGTGATCACGCCGCGCGGCGAGGCGCGCGAGGACTGGCAGGTGGCCATGGAACTGGGCAGCCGTCTGGGCTATGCGGAGGAGTGCTTCGACGGCAGCGTGGAAGAGGCGCTGGCGGAGGTGCTGCGCACGTCGGGCCTCGAGGTGACCATGCAGGACCTGCGCGACAACCCCGACGGCTACGCGGTGCCGGGCGGCGCCCCCTACGAGCCGAAGAAGTACGAGACGGGCAAGATACGCAAGGACGGCCAACCCGGCTTCAACACGCCCAGCGGCAAGATCGAGCTGGTGTCCGAAGTGATGAAGGAATGCGGGCTGGAGGGCCTTCCGCTGTACAACGAACCGGTGAGCAGCCCCATCAGCACACCCGACCGCGCGAAGGACTACCCGCTCATCCTGAACACGGGCTCGCGCGTGCCCATGTACTCGCACTCGAAGCTGCGCGACTGCCCCTGGCTCAACCAGTTCATGCCCGATCCCATCGTGCGCCTGCATCCGAAGACGGCGGCCGAGCGCGGCCTGGAAGACGGCGAGCAGGTGCGCGTGTTCAACCACCTCGGCGAGATCGAGGTGAAGCTTGAGGTGACGAACCTCGTGCTGCCGGGCGTGGTGGACATCTTCCACGGCTGGGAGAAGGCGAACGTGAACAAGCTGACCGAGCGCGAGTTCGACCACGTGACGGGCTACCCGCCGTTCAAGTCGGGCCTGTGCCAAGTCGAGCGGGCGTAG
- the htpG gene encoding molecular chaperone HtpG gives MRKFKTESKKLLDLMINSIYTNREIFLRELISNASDAVDKLYFRSLTDKDVQLGKDELGIRVSFDKDARTVTVSDNGIGMTKDELDRNLGTIAHSDSMEFKAENSDSQGDDVDIIGQFGVGFYSAFMVASKVRVVSKAYGSDEAWAWESDGVEGYTIEEAAREGHGTDIILTIKDNTDEDSYDTFLSEFGLKNLIKRYSNYVRYPVQMEVSKTRQKPKPEDAGDDYRPEYEDYTEIDTINSMIPIWKRSKSEVTDEEYHEFYKTDFHDFTDPARTFSIHAEGALSYDALLFIPGRAPYDLYSKDFKKGLALYSSNVLIMEKCEELLPDHFNFVRGVVDSQDLQLNISRETLQHNSQLRAIAKKIEKKITSELKKMRDNDREEYERFFENFGRGLEFGIYNSYGSLKDQLADLLLFYSAKQEKLVTLDEYLASAPADQKAIYYAAGESIERLGKMPIVKTVLGKGYDVLLCTKDVDEFCFQAMMTYGAPAPEGEEAPEPLELKNVASGDLDLASEEEKKEAEETTKDNEALFAAMKDALGDSVTKVAVSSRLEDAPACITAAGPVSLEMERIMAQMPDGGDGIKSERVLEVNAKHAVFDVLRAAQEAGDADKVKLYAELLYNQALLVEGLPIEDPVAYANAVTKLMA, from the coding sequence ATGCGCAAATTCAAAACCGAGAGCAAGAAGCTGCTCGACCTCATGATCAACTCCATCTACACGAACCGCGAGATCTTCCTGCGCGAGCTCATCTCGAACGCGTCGGACGCGGTGGACAAGCTGTACTTCCGCAGCCTCACCGACAAGGACGTCCAGCTGGGCAAGGACGAGCTGGGCATCCGCGTGTCGTTCGACAAGGACGCGCGCACCGTCACGGTCAGCGACAACGGCATCGGCATGACGAAGGACGAGCTCGACCGCAACCTGGGCACCATCGCGCACTCCGACAGCATGGAGTTCAAAGCCGAGAACTCCGACAGCCAGGGCGACGACGTGGACATCATCGGCCAGTTCGGCGTGGGCTTCTACTCCGCCTTCATGGTGGCGTCCAAGGTGCGCGTCGTGTCGAAGGCGTACGGCAGCGACGAGGCCTGGGCCTGGGAGAGCGACGGCGTCGAGGGCTACACCATCGAGGAGGCCGCGCGCGAGGGCCACGGCACCGACATCATCCTCACCATCAAGGACAATACCGACGAGGATAGCTACGACACGTTCCTCAGCGAGTTCGGCCTGAAGAACCTCATCAAGCGCTACAGCAACTACGTGCGCTACCCCGTGCAGATGGAAGTGTCGAAGACGCGCCAGAAGCCGAAGCCCGAGGACGCCGGCGACGACTATCGGCCGGAATACGAGGACTACACCGAGATCGACACCATCAACTCGATGATCCCCATCTGGAAGCGCAGCAAGTCGGAAGTCACCGACGAGGAGTACCACGAGTTCTACAAGACCGACTTCCACGACTTCACCGACCCGGCGCGCACGTTCAGCATCCACGCCGAGGGCGCGCTCAGCTACGACGCGCTGCTGTTCATCCCCGGCCGTGCGCCGTACGACCTGTACAGCAAGGACTTCAAGAAGGGCCTCGCGCTGTACAGCTCCAACGTGCTGATCATGGAGAAGTGCGAGGAGCTGCTGCCCGACCACTTTAACTTCGTGCGCGGCGTGGTGGACAGCCAGGACCTGCAGCTGAACATCAGCCGCGAGACGCTGCAGCACAACAGCCAGTTGCGCGCCATCGCGAAGAAGATCGAGAAGAAGATCACGTCCGAGCTGAAGAAGATGCGCGACAACGACCGCGAGGAGTACGAGAGGTTCTTCGAGAACTTCGGTCGCGGCCTGGAGTTCGGCATCTACAACAGCTACGGCTCGCTGAAGGACCAGCTGGCCGACCTGTTGCTGTTCTACTCGGCCAAGCAAGAGAAGCTGGTCACGCTGGACGAGTACCTGGCCTCCGCCCCGGCCGACCAGAAGGCCATCTACTACGCGGCGGGCGAGAGCATCGAGCGTCTGGGCAAGATGCCCATCGTGAAGACGGTTCTGGGGAAGGGCTACGACGTGCTGCTGTGCACGAAGGACGTCGACGAGTTCTGCTTCCAGGCGATGATGACGTACGGCGCGCCCGCGCCTGAGGGCGAGGAGGCACCGGAGCCGCTCGAGCTGAAGAACGTGGCGTCGGGCGACCTCGACCTGGCCTCCGAGGAGGAGAAGAAGGAAGCCGAGGAGACGACGAAGGACAACGAGGCCCTGTTCGCCGCCATGAAGGACGCGCTGGGCGACTCGGTGACGAAGGTGGCCGTGTCGTCGCGCCTGGAAGATGCGCCGGCGTGCATCACCGCGGCGGGCCCGGTGTCGCTCGAAATGGAGCGCATCATGGCGCAGATGCCCGACGGCGGCGACGGCATCAAGTCCGAGCGCGTGCTGGAAGTGAACGCGAAGCACGCGGTGTTCGACGTGCTGCGCGCGGCGCAGGAAGCCGGCGACGCCGACAAGGTGAAGCTGTACGCGGAGCTGCTGTACAACCAGGCGCTGCTGGTTGAGGGTCTGCCCATCGAGGACCCGGTAGCCTACGCGAACGCCGTGACGAAGCTGATGGCGTAA
- a CDS encoding response regulator transcription factor has translation MLFLVAIITARIVAYAVTSVLAALRKLPKLTVTLALACLGAAVGVLVVAMILTFASFAPDEATIPWMVCAGAFFGLGDALATLLWGRYCSTLSLRHVYLFVLLSTLVSLGVYLVLVLLPAIFVLPATLALFLLAVIATKPGIDASPAPLDEFSLPVFKSAVGSLWRPVLGTAILSFLSALMLQMPAQQEIPLATFQTTSLVTQPVVVIALLVPALFVKKQPELSSIYKVALPLCAAGFLLLPLLWNDVGGLANACAQLGTLVANLIVWCMIADTVRDTKLPSAMVFSLALLAINVSRLAGTLVAFLNAGTLGRDDLQLTTVALVGVYLVAMISLFILKDKNRKETFSPQGPPAVVEPLDILALKCNALADSYRFTPREREITQHLAQGRTVHTISEMLFVSENTVKSHIKSLYVKLDIHSRAELIDLISQQEV, from the coding sequence TTGCTGTTCCTCGTGGCTATTATCACCGCGCGCATAGTGGCATACGCCGTAACCTCGGTGCTGGCGGCTCTCCGCAAGCTTCCCAAACTCACCGTCACGCTCGCACTTGCCTGCCTGGGAGCAGCAGTGGGGGTTTTGGTGGTGGCGATGATCCTGACGTTTGCCTCTTTCGCACCCGATGAGGCCACCATCCCCTGGATGGTGTGCGCCGGTGCGTTTTTCGGCTTGGGAGATGCGCTCGCCACCTTGCTGTGGGGACGCTATTGCAGCACGCTCTCGTTGAGGCACGTGTACCTCTTCGTGCTGCTCTCGACCCTCGTCAGCCTCGGCGTGTACCTTGTGCTGGTTTTGCTGCCAGCGATATTCGTGCTGCCCGCAACCCTCGCGCTGTTCCTGCTCGCCGTCATCGCGACCAAACCGGGCATCGATGCGAGCCCTGCGCCCCTCGACGAGTTTTCCCTACCCGTTTTCAAAAGCGCCGTCGGCTCGCTCTGGCGACCCGTGCTGGGCACGGCCATCCTCTCGTTCCTCAGCGCGCTCATGCTGCAAATGCCCGCCCAGCAGGAAATACCGCTTGCAACGTTCCAAACGACGTCGCTCGTCACGCAGCCCGTTGTGGTCATAGCACTGCTCGTGCCGGCGCTGTTCGTCAAGAAACAACCCGAGCTCAGCTCGATCTACAAGGTGGCGCTGCCTCTGTGCGCAGCGGGATTCCTGCTGCTTCCGCTTCTGTGGAACGACGTCGGCGGATTGGCGAACGCGTGCGCCCAGTTGGGCACGCTCGTCGCCAACCTCATCGTCTGGTGCATGATCGCCGACACCGTGCGCGACACCAAGCTTCCTTCCGCGATGGTTTTCTCACTTGCGCTTTTGGCCATCAACGTCTCGCGATTGGCAGGTACGCTCGTCGCCTTCTTGAACGCCGGCACGCTGGGCCGCGACGACTTGCAGCTGACAACCGTGGCGCTGGTGGGCGTCTACCTCGTCGCCATGATTTCGCTGTTCATCCTGAAAGACAAGAATCGCAAGGAAACGTTCTCGCCGCAAGGCCCTCCCGCTGTCGTGGAGCCACTGGACATTCTTGCACTCAAGTGCAACGCGCTAGCCGACTCCTATCGATTCACGCCGCGCGAACGCGAGATAACGCAGCACCTCGCGCAGGGACGCACCGTCCACACCATCTCAGAAATGCTGTTCGTCTCCGAGAACACGGTCAAATCGCACATCAAAAGCCTCTACGTGAAGCTCGACATCCACTCGCGCGCCGAATTGATCGATCTCATTTCGCAGCAAGAGGTATAG
- a CDS encoding 4Fe-4S dicluster domain-containing protein, with product MANMGMAIDLRRCAGCYACVVACQMHNNTKPGVAWGKVEAREWGEDPDNRRCYLPHACMQCEDAPCAEACPTSASYVRDDGIVMVDYDECINCGSCIHACPYGARIQNDVEGNYFDTDEQAPYEAEGIQRTHVVEKCIFCAGRLDAGLQPACVQNCPGNARYFGDLDDPESPVSVFISKNDPVQIRNTHFYYMPVDGMPKSLLPHAEVQTVANKGVDSKPADPGIPLPAAIGAVAVAAAAGAGIAVGVKNQRDSKAEVETKGGEDHE from the coding sequence ATGGCGAACATGGGGATGGCTATCGACTTGCGGCGCTGCGCGGGGTGTTACGCATGCGTCGTGGCGTGCCAGATGCACAACAACACGAAACCGGGTGTGGCCTGGGGAAAGGTTGAGGCGCGCGAGTGGGGCGAGGATCCGGACAATCGGCGCTGCTATCTGCCGCACGCCTGCATGCAGTGCGAGGACGCGCCGTGCGCCGAAGCGTGCCCGACCAGCGCGTCGTACGTGCGCGACGACGGCATCGTGATGGTGGACTACGACGAGTGCATCAACTGCGGGTCGTGCATCCACGCGTGTCCGTACGGGGCGCGCATACAAAACGACGTTGAGGGCAACTACTTCGACACCGACGAGCAGGCGCCGTACGAGGCCGAGGGCATCCAGCGCACGCACGTGGTGGAGAAGTGCATCTTCTGCGCGGGCCGCCTCGATGCGGGGCTGCAGCCCGCCTGCGTGCAGAACTGCCCCGGCAACGCGCGCTACTTCGGCGACTTGGACGATCCCGAGAGCCCCGTCAGCGTCTTCATCTCGAAGAACGACCCGGTGCAGATTCGCAACACGCACTTCTACTATATGCCGGTGGACGGCATGCCGAAGAGCCTGCTGCCGCACGCCGAGGTGCAGACCGTGGCCAACAAGGGCGTGGACTCGAAGCCGGCCGATCCGGGCATTCCGCTGCCGGCGGCCATCGGCGCCGTCGCCGTCGCGGCTGCGGCGGGCGCGGGCATCGCCGTGGGCGTGAAGAACCAGCGCGACAGCAAGGCGGAAGTCGAGACGAAAGGCGGCGAGGACCATGAGTAA